The bacterium genome segment TCACGGGGATACGCCACCCCATGGCCACCGGTGGTCTTGAGGGAGCAGCCGGCGCCGCGGAGTCGGAGGCCCGGCGGAACACCCGCCTCGTAGGCGCGGCTCAGTGCCAGATCGATGTCGTCACACTCCCCGAGCGCTCGCACACCCGTGATGCCCATCCGGGCCGCTTGTGCGAGGTTCACACCCGCCCGGATGGTACGGGCGGCCGGCGCCTCGAAGTAACCCTGGGCGTCCGGGTCGTACATCAAGCCGCCGACGTGGGCGTGGCAGTCCCACAGGCCGTACATTCCCGTCAACCCGGATGCGTCAATTGTCAGGTCTGCTGCTTCGCTCGAGGGCTCCGCTATAACGCCACCACGGACAAGGAGATCCCTCGTGCTGTACTCGCCCGACGACGTGTCCAGCCAGCTAAGCCCCCTGATCCTTACCGACGATGTCTCCATCTCTCCACCACCCTCCTTTCCTCGCCCAGCCGGCTACGTCCTATATCAGCCGCCGGGCCCCGAAGGAGTCGACAAGGGGCGGATCCGGAGGATGACGCGCTCGCTCTCGATGATGCTGCTGTCGTACAGCCGACCGAAGTACTTGAAGGCGAGCTTGTCGATGTGTTGCCTGGCCCGGCTTCCCCCAATCGTCTCGATCACTCTTCCCCTGACCTCGACATACTCGTACGGATCGTCGTGCTTCCAGATCGTCACCGTCACCCGCGGGTCTCTCTGTATGTTCTTGAACTTCTGACGGTGTGTCTCCGTATTGATGAGCAGCACCTCATCATCACAATCGACCCACATGACCTGAGTGGCCGGATGGCCTCCCGGCAGCATGGTCGTGAGGACCGCGAAATTCGGACCCTCTGCGAACTCCTTCGCCTTCTCGCTAAGCACCGGAGCCGTCTCCCGCTCGAGTAGCCCTGCCCCGCAGAGCCGGCCCCACCTCGCGCTCCATGCTCACACCGCCTTGGCAGATCTGCTGTCGAAGGCGTCGCGCAGGCCGTCACCGACGAAGTTGAAGGCCATCACCGTGAGGAAGATCGCCAGACCCGGGAAGACCGTCAACCACCATGAGATCTGCAGGTATTGCCTCCCGTCGGCGAGCATCCCGCCCCAACTCGGAGTCGGCGGCTGTGCTCCCAGGCCCAGGTAGCTCAGAGCCGTCTCGAGCAGGATGACGAAGGAGATCGAGAGCGTGG includes the following:
- a CDS encoding PPOX class F420-dependent oxidoreductase encodes the protein MLSEKAKEFAEGPNFAVLTTMLPGGHPATQVMWVDCDDEVLLINTETHRQKFKNIQRDPRVTVTIWKHDDPYEYVEVRGRVIETIGGSRARQHIDKLAFKYFGRLYDSSIIESERVILRIRPLSTPSGPGG